Proteins co-encoded in one Aspergillus luchuensis IFO 4308 DNA, chromosome 6, nearly complete sequence genomic window:
- a CDS encoding uncharacterized protein (COG:V;~EggNog:ENOG410PN7G;~InterPro:IPR036291,IPR001509;~PFAM:PF13460,PF01370;~go_function: GO:0003824 - catalytic activity [Evidence IEA]) gives MAPTVLITGATGFIGSRVALEVLQAGYRARLSIRRPEQAEKLRRIFSSHLSNIDFVVVSDITVTGCFDEAIQDVQYVVHVASPLPDRNSDLLIPAMQGTTSILESACKNSSIKKVVVTSSISSFMPLAGQPHGTVITEDTGVPYDAKQGISPLLDPMVQYRASKVASYQAIIDFVQQRNPPFDVTTFHPSWVYGRNPVQEPHDDPSGSCGALVLTLLSSAKPINGQFLGVHVDDVAAAHVKALGDSTRGFQSFLLSAPRQSWKEVNEFVRQQYPSVAWKLIPEDWMNYAVDSSRAEKELGLKFKSMEDQVRDTVDQQLEFGKLPVQSVL, from the exons ATGGCCCCTACCGTCTTGATCACAGGTGCAACAGGCTTCATTGGGTCTCGCGTTGCCCTTGAGGTTTTGCAGGCCGGATACCGCGCACGCCTGTCTATCCGACGCCCTGAACAAGCTGAGAAGTTGCGCCGCATATTCAGCAGCCATCTCAGTAATATTGACTTCGTCGTTGTGAGTGACATTACGGTCACCGGATGTTTTGATGAGGCAATTCAGGACGTGCAATATGTTGTACATGTTGCATCACCACTTCCAGATCGAAACAGCGACCTTTTGATTCCTGCAATGCAGGGAACAACATCCATATTGGAGTCTGCTTGCAAAAATTCATCTATCAAAAAGGTCGTTGTCACAtcttcaatatcatcatttATGCCCCTGGCTGGTCAACCGCACGGGACAGTAATCACCG AGGATACTGGAGTTCCCTATGATGCGAAGCAGGGCATCTCGCCTTTGCTCGACCCGATGGTACAGTACCGCGCGAGTAAGGTAGCCTCCTATCAAGCGATTATCGACTTTGTACAACAGCGCAACCCACCGTTTGATGTGACAACATTTCATCCATCTTGGGTTTATGGTCGAAATCCGGTGCAAGAACCACATGATGATCCGAGTGGAAGTTGCGGAGCGCTGGTACTCACTCTTCTGTCGTCAGCAAAGCCCATCAATGGTCAGTTTCTGGGGGttcatgttgatgatgtcgctGCGGCACACGTCAAGGCATTGGGTGATTCCACACGAGGCTTCCAGTCCTTCTTACTCTCTGCTCCACGCCAGTCATGGAAGGAGGTGAACGAGTTCGTCCGACAACAATACCCCTCCGTTGCCTGGAAGTTGATTCCAGAGGACTGGATGAACTACGCGGTGGACTCGAGTAGAGCTGAGAAAGAGCTCGGTCTCAAATTCAAGTCAATGGAGGATCAAGTGAGAGACACTGTTGATCAGCAGTTGGAGTTTGGGAAGTTGCCGGTTCAATCTGTTCTGTAA
- the NAT1_3 gene encoding arylamine N-acetyltransferase family protein (COG:Q;~EggNog:ENOG410PKHI;~InterPro:IPR001447,IPR038765;~PFAM:PF00797;~go_function: GO:0016407 - acetyltransferase activity [Evidence IEA]), translating to MSYTPAQLDQYFERIKLPHDTRARLTAGNKDLEVLTSLVRHHVAGVPFENTVLHYTPQQYFELKPQGLYEKIVLRRQGGTCFQVVRILSEVLLSIGYTLYNSAARLNAAASISLATTGDPNRPVGAQFGDWQHMVLIVRVDGQDYLVDGGFGPNCPVQPIALRDGYEFVDGRLGRRGRLIYDNINKGRAHHLKYWRLQFQSMKSTAAPWMDVYAFKECEWLDTDYEAGARAVGTNKRVWFRFRVTAFQYVLEEGVPAGWVMLWHNMLIRFHGGKVLEKSFLESEEERIEVLADVFGIVLTDDHRKEIAGMFSALPPKKARPSKM from the coding sequence ATGTCATATACACCGGCCCAACTAGATCAATACTTCGAACGCATCAAACTTCCTCATGACACTCGCGCTCGCTTGACCGCTGGGAATAAAGACCTAGAGGTTCTGACCAGCCTTGTGCGCCATCATGTTGCAGGGGTTCCCTTTGAAAATACAGTGCTGCACTACACCCCCCAGCAGTATTTTGAGCTTAAACCTCAAGGTCTATACGAAAAGATTGTACTTCGTCGTCAAGGTGGCACCTGCTTCCAGGTAGTCAGGATCCTAAGCGAAGTCCTGCTTTCCATCGGATACACGCTCTACAACAGTGCAGCGCGTCTGAACGCAGCAGCTAGTATCTCTCTTGCAACCACCGGCGATCCTAACCGACCAGTGGGTGCACAGTTCGGTGACTGGCAACACATGGTTCTCATTGTTCGCGTTGACGGACAAGATTACCTTGTGGATGGGGGCTTCGGTCCGAACTGCCCTGTCCAGCCGATTGCCCTGCGTGATGGGTATGAATTTGTGGATGGGCGCCTGGGCCGTCGGGGACGGCTGATCTACGACAATATCAACAAAGGCCGGGCGCATCATCTGAAATACTGGCGACTGCAGTTCCAAAGCATGAAATCAACGGCGGCGCCGTGGATGGACGTATATGCATTTAAGGAGTGCGAATGGTTAGACACGGATTACGAGGCCGGTGCCCGGGCAGTTGGTACAAACAAACGCGTATGGTTTCGGTTCCGTGTGACTGCTTTCCAGtacgtgctggaggagggggtcCCCGCGGGCTGGGTTATGCTATGGCATAATATGCTTATACGGTTCCACGGTGGCaaggtgctggagaagagcTTTTTGGAgtctgaggaggagaggatcgAGGTGTTGGCGGATGTGTTCGGGATTGTGTTGACCGACGACCACAGGAAAGAAATTGCCGGAATGTTCTCAGCTTTGCCTCCAAAGAAAGCAAGGCCATCAAAGATGTAG
- a CDS encoding uncharacterized protein (SECRETED:SignalP(1-19)): MRFNQPLLAMCGIITLAASTTTSFPANFTLLSTLDNSVLTTDGWGIYDSALETILTLSPYKDGTIGYGPYGQALAVLADETSVAWIIQLQAEPEAIDTVTGWGVSDDGFLMLNGEQLWAFNESAAEPRRLYWAGKGNEQGMVSTQLLVQSVM; this comes from the exons ATGAGATTTAACCAACCCCTTCTAGCCATGTGTGGTATTATTACCTTGGCTGCATCCACAACTACTTCGTTTCCTGCtaattttactttattatCCACCCTTGATAACTCAGTACTTACCACGGATGGTTGGGGTATCTATGACAGCGCCCTAGAAACCATATTGACGT tatctCCCTATAAAGACGGCACCATCGGATACGGGCCCTACGGTCAGGCACTGGCTGTGCTAGCCGATGAGACCTCAGTTGCATGGATCATTCAACTTCAGGCAGAGCCTGAGGCTATCGACACGGTGACTGGGTGGGGAGTCTCGGATGATGGGTTCCTTATGCTGAACGGAGAGCAGCTGTGGGCATTTAATGAGAGCGCCGCGGAGCCAAGGAGGCTGTATTGGGCTGGTAAGGGGAATGAGCAGGGCATGGTCAGTACACAGCTATTGGTGCAAAGTGTGATGTGA
- a CDS encoding uncharacterized protein (COG:Q;~EggNog:ENOG410PKBB;~InterPro:IPR036291,IPR002347;~PFAM:PF00106,PF13561,PF01370;~go_process: GO:0055114 - oxidation-reduction process [Evidence IEA]), whose product MQAVKNTIAENFGGPSHKLAEEKFDLDDVPDLSGKVAVVTGGTEGIGFGVTHTLLSKNISKLFVTSLRKEIADDALSATEEEFGPETRHRFIWIQCDLSDWEQTAKVAAEIASQTDRIDILVNNAGRGVMTRQLAPTNGIDLHMAANHMGHVVLTSHLLPTLKKTADAGDTVRIVNVSSNVEGSTPKDTEFASVEELNREYSPTELYGRSKLAVLLYAKWLNAHLRPTHPNIIVNATHPGVVDTAQTNVHIHEAHPVLGYGLSAGLKPFRKTQFQGAVSTMYAATMATEGGQFINPPRIVERGSDKANDMELADRLMKLTAEVVEKKTRPHSSAKGCPFTED is encoded by the exons ATGCAAGCTGTCAAGAACACCATTGCCGAAAACTTCGGCGGTCCGTCTCACAAACTCGCAGAAGAGAAGTTCGATCTAGATGATGTGCCCGACTTGAGCGGTAAAGTAGCGGTGGTCACAGGAGGTACAGAAG GTATCGGCTTCGGCGTTACCCATACCCTGCTCTCCAAAAACATTTCCAAGCTTTTCGTGACTTCGCTCCGCAAGGAGATCGCCGATGATGCCCTCTCTGCCACTGAGGAGGAATTCGGTCCTGAGACACGCCACCGTTTCATCTGGATCCAATGTGACCTGTCGGACTGGGAGCAGACTGCTAAGGTGGCAGCTGAGATTGCGTCGCAGACGGACCGCATCGACATCCTTGTCAATAATGCCGGCCGGGGCGTCATGACACGCCAGCTAGCTCCCACCAACGGAATCGACTTGCACATGGCAGCGAACCACATGGGTCACGTCGTGTTGACCTCGCACCTGCTCCCAACGCTGAAGAAGACCGCCGACGCTGGAGACACTGTTCGTATTGTTAACGTCTCCTCCAATGTAGAAGGAAGCACGCCCAAGGATACGGAGTTCGCGTctgtggaggagctgaatcGCGAATATAGCCCCACGGAGCTGTATGGTCGGTCCAAACTGGCTGTCCTCCTATATGCTAAGTGGCTCAACGCCCACCTCCGACCCACACACCCCAATATCATTGTTAATGCAACTCATCCGGGGGTCGTTGATACGGCGCAGACAAATGTCCATATCCATGAGGCCCATCCCGTGCTCGGGTATGGCCTGTCCGCCGGCTTAAAACCGTTTCGGAAGACTCAGTTCCAGGGGGCCGTGTCCACCATGTATGCCGCGACCATGGCGACCGAGGGCGGACAGTTCATTAATCCACCACGAATTGTGGAAAGAGGCAGTGATAAGGCTAATGACATGGAGTTAGCGGACAGGCTGATGAAGTTGACAGCTGAagtggtggagaagaaaacACGGCCGCACAGTAGCGCCAAGGGTTGTCCGTTTACCGAGGACTAG
- the MAN26A gene encoding mannan endo-1,4-beta-mannosidase man26A (CAZy:GH26;~COG:G;~EggNog:ENOG410PGZP;~InterPro:IPR017853,IPR022790,IPR000805;~PFAM:PF02156;~SECRETED:SignalP(1-18);~go_function: GO:0004553 - hydrolase activity, hydrolyzing O-glycosyl compounds [Evidence IEA];~go_function: GO:0016985 - mannan endo-1,4-beta-mannosidase activity [Evidence IEA];~go_process: GO:0006080 - substituted mannan metabolic process [Evidence IEA]), whose product MFAKLSLLSLLFSSAALGASNQTLSYGNIDKSATPGARALLKYIQLQYGSHYISGQQDVDSYNWVEKNIGVAPAILGSDFTYYSPSAVAHGGKSHAVEDVIQHAGRNGINALVWHWYAPTCLLDTEKEPWYKGFYTEATCFNVSEAVNDHGNGTNYKLLLRDIDAIAAQIKRLDQANVPILFRPLHEPEGGWFWWGAQGPAPFKKLWDILYDRITRYHNLHNLVWVCNTADPAWYPGNDKCDIATIDHYPAVGDHGVAADQYKKLQTLTKNERVLAMAEVGPIPDPDMQARENVNWAYWMVWSGEFIEDGKQNPNQFLHKVYNDTRVVALNWEGA is encoded by the coding sequence ATGTTCGCCAAATTGTCCCTCCTTTCGCTTCTTTTCAGCTCTGCTGCGCTGGGCGCCTCCAACCAGACTCTGTCCTATGGCAACATTGACAAGTCTGCCACCCCCGGCGCCAGAGCGCTCCTGAAGTACATCCAGCTTCAGTATGGATCGCACTATATATCCGGACAGCAGGACGTCGACAGCTACAACTGGGTCGAGAAGAACATTGGTGTGGCCCCTGCCATCCTCGGCAGCGACTTCACCTACTACTCGCCTTCGGCTGTTGCCCACGGCGGCAAGTCTCACGCGGTCGAGGATGTAATCCAGCACGCCGGTCGCAATGGAATCAATGCCCTGGTTTGGCATTGGTACGCTCCCACCTGTCTGCTCGATACCGAGAAAGAGCCGTGGTACAAGGGATTCTACACCGAGGCCACCTGCTTCAACGTGTCTGAAGCCGTCAACGACCATGGCAACGGCACCAACTACAAGCTCCTGCTGCGTGATATCGACGCCATTGCTGCTCAGATCAAGCGCCTGGATCAGGCCAACGTGCCCATTCTCTTCCGCCCGCTCCACGAGCCCGAGGGtggctggttctggtggGGTGCCCAGGGTCCTGCTCCCTTCAAGAAGCTGTGGGATATCCTCTACGACCGCATCACTCGCTACCACAACCTCCACAACTTGGTCTGGGTTTGCAACACTGCTGATCCGGCCTGGTATCCCGGAAACGACAAATGCGACATCGCCACCATCGATCACTATCCCGCCGTTGGTGACCACGGAGTCGCGGCCGACCAGTACAAGAAGCTCCAGACCCTGACCAAGAACGAGAGAGTTTTGGCTATGGCAGAAGTTGGCCCCATTCCGGACCCCGATATGCAGGCTCGTGAGAATGTCAACTGGGCTTACTGGATGGTTTGGTCCGGTGAGTTCATTGAGGATGGTAAGCAGAACCCTAACCAGTTTTTGCACAAGGTGTACAACGATACCCGGGTTGTGGCTCTGAACTGGGAGGGTGCTTAA
- a CDS encoding Zn(II)2Cys6 transcription factor (COG:K;~EggNog:ENOG410PHJM;~InterPro:IPR036864,IPR001138;~PFAM:PF00172;~TransMembrane:3 (o437-452i464-481o487-507i);~go_function: GO:0000981 - DNA-binding transcription factor activity, RNA polymerase II-specific [Evidence IEA];~go_function: GO:0008270 - zinc ion binding [Evidence IEA];~go_process: GO:0006355 - regulation of transcription, DNA-templated [Evidence IEA]), producing MPPQRAPQSPFPRHRSKRIACRQCRQSKLRCEVSTGGAIPCSRCRRLGYECRLDVAYQRVNGRERLEELEKEVQHLRSSVSTHPPAAAPQSLQGILLTPSESYHADASSIIVQEPSGSRVDLVASQMPHLPVEPTTPVHSLPSQPPSQPSPLLTDTTSPTSSRSLEFVHLHGFQVNALFNIFFTHYHPYVPLLDPTISPNQYYARSAVLFWSIILLASRRYTEEPGLFVSLTAPVKKLLWDTIANPPHTWHVVQAIILVCLWPFPTSSLSSDITSILLSTAQTISLRIGLHRPEAIQDFSRTKKRLMPDEMAEVTRTWATCYITAQTIVTIDGQVWVSSDWMIDRLCDRDSAMIPSSLKHQLLISRYSARVGQFMSSHSQGPTDLPRPGEFISLLALLEREYTELASTLTSFISGPSHMPIYLIPSLLTLPTEENKVLLNGIGLQLYVFYLLEESDSDTRKRGLIRAYSMSISTIAIINQLEALTDAMAYGPVSYFRIISLAAIFILKLSYSNLGPYLDLETGKRSFNSAIALTRRISIEDNDLPGRMSKILTQLWSAQNIHRGQRDKPPGLRLKTRLAASLVHDSMWMWREQFGGQPRSGTNTPLASRGHFTDNRAMEQRGGLSARETGSAGQEATTNFPVGMEDACSNGLTLEDVVDAELLALLPFSLDGEIFTAPGGC from the exons ATGCCACCCCAACGCGCGCCCCAGTCCCCTTTCCCGCGCCATCGCAGTAAGCGGATTGCCTGCAGGCAATGTCGCCAGTCAAAG CTTCGATGTGAGGTATCCACAGGTGGTGCTATCCCCTGCTCCCGATGTCGCCGGCTGGGCTACGAATGCCGGCTTGATGTGGCGTATCAACGTGTCAACGGACGAGA GAGACTAGAGGAACTGGAGAAGGAAGTTCAGCATCTGCGCTCATCCGTCTCCACTCATCCTCCTGCTGCCGCGCCACAGTCCCTCCAAGGCATTCTCCTCACCCCCAGCGAATCGTACCATGCCGATGCCTCCTCTATCATCGTTCAGGAACCCTCAGGGTCGCGAGTGGATCTGGTGGCTTCCCAAATGCCACATTTGCCAGTAGAACCTACAACTCCCGTACATTCCTTGCCATCCCAGCCACCTAGTCAACCGTCGCCTTTACTTACCGACACGACATCCCCAACCTCATCCAGGTCGCTAGAGTTTGTCCACCTCCATGGGTTTCAAGTAAATGCTCTGTTCAACAT CTTCTTCACTCACTATCATCCCTACGTACCCTTGTTGGATCCAACCATCTCCCCGAACCAATATTATGCTCGATCTGCAGTGTTATTCTGGTCCATCATTCTGCTGGCCTCTCGTCGATATACGGAAGAACCTGGCTTGTTTGTCAGTCTCACGGCTCCCGTCAAGAAGCTCTTATGGGATACCATCGCCAATCCTCCGCACACCTGGCATGTCGTGCAGGCTATCATCCTAGTGTGTCTGTGGCCATTTCCCACTTCATCTCTTTCCTCCGATATTACATCCATTCTCCTATCCACCGCACAGACGATCTCCCTCCGCATCGGGCTGCATCGACCAGAAGCCATCCAGGATTTCTCCCGAACCAAAAAACGTTTGATGCCGGATGAGATGGCCGAAGTAACTCGAACATGGGCGACCTGCTATATCACCGCTCAAAC AATCGTAACCATAGACGGGCAAGTATGGGTCTCATCAGACTGGATGATCGATCGGCTTTGTGACCGGGACAGCGCCATGATCCCGTCGTCCCTCAAACATCAACTCCTCATATCACGTTATTCGGCCCGGGTAGGTCAGTTCATGTCCAGCCACTCACAGGGCCCGACggatcttcctcgtccaggGGAATTCATCTCCCTTCTGGCCCTACTAGAGCGAGAATACACCGAGCTGGCATCTACTTTGACCAGCTTCATATCAGGTCCGTCACACATGCCAATTTATCTCATCCCATCATTACTAACCTTGCCCACAGAGGAGAACAAAGTCCTTCTAAATGGCATCGGTCTCCAACTCTACGTCTTCTACCTACTCGAAGAATCCGACTCCGACACGCGTAAACGCGGGCTCATCCGCGCATACAGCATGTCAATCTCCACCATAGCAATTATCAACCAACTCGAAGCCCTCACCGACGCCATGGCTTACGGGCCCGTGTCCTATTTCCGTATCATCTCTCTCGCAGCCATTTTCATACTCAAATTGAGCTATTCGAACCTTGGCCCGTACCTAGACCTAGAAACCGGTAAACGCTCATTCAACTCTGCCATTGCCCTTACCCGTCGGATATCTATCGAGGACAATGATCTCCCCGGACGCATGTCAAAGATTCTCACCCAGTTGTGGAGTGCTCAGAATATTCATCGCGGGCAGCGGGACAAGCCCCCAGGCTTGAGGCTGAAAACGCGTTTGGCTGCCAGTTTAGTCCATGATTccatgtggatgtggagggagCAGTTCGGTGGACAGCCTCGCAGTGGGACGAATACACCTCTTGCGAGTCGCGGGCACTTCACCGACAATAGGGCTATGGAGCAGCGCGGGGGACTAAGCGCCCGGGAGACAGGCTCGGCTGGCCAGGAGGCTACTACTAATTTTCCGGTGGGTATGGAAGATGCTTGTTCAAATGGATTGACACTGGAGGATGTTGTCGATGCAGAGTTGCTTGCGTTGTTGCCTTTTAGCTTGGACGGGGAAATTTTCACTGCTCCTGGAGGGTGTTGA